The Geitlerinema sp. PCC 9228 genomic interval ACGATAAAGCGGTAGAAACGTTAGAAGCTGGTTTAAAAGTCGAACCGGAAGTCCCGGGGGCTTTGTTCGATTTGGGAAATGCTTACTATATGATGGGCGAGTATTCTCAAGCGATCGCGAAGTATGAAGAAGCGTTTGCCATCAACGACCAGTTCTGGCCAGCGATTAACAATATTGGTTTGGTGAAATACGAACAGGCGGATGTAGAAGCGGCTTTGTCCAAGTGGCGTCAGTCCATGTCCATCGAACGGGAAGCGGCGGAACCGCAACTGGCGATCGCCGTGGCGTTGTTTGCCCAGGGGAAAAAAGAACAGGGACTTGCCATGGGAGAAAGTGCCCTGCGCCTCGACGGTCGCTATGCCAATATAGAATTTTTAGAAGAAAACCTGTGGGGCGATCGCTTGCTAGCAGATACCAAAGAATTCCTCAACCATCCCCGCATGCAAGAAGTGATTGCCAAAATCGACACCAGCCTGGATTCGGAATTCCCCTAAGAATTTTTGCGGGCGTTCCCGGCGCGATGGTGGCGCTAGCAGATTGCGGCCGGTCTGGCGGTGCACCCGATTGGGTCGTTCCCGAATCGGGGTTTTCCACAGGAAAGCGCATTTTGCTTTTCCAGCCAAGGATCGGCTTTTCCACAACTTTTCCCCAAGTTTTTCCACAATGCCAACCGCTTTTTTCCACAAGAGGTTAGCATGACGTTAAGCGGTTGCATCTTGTTGGTGGGTCTCCTGTGCTGAATCGGGCAATTGCAAAGGAATCTCCACCACAAATTCTGTTTTTAAGCCAGCTTCCTCTCCTTCCAAAGCCCGGTGGTACAGCCTACCCCCATGTTTTTCCACCACAATTTGATAGCCAATAGACAATCCCAATCCCGTTCCTTTCCCCACCACTTTGGTGGTAAAAAACGGATCGAAAATTTGTTCGCGGACGTTTTCCGAAACGCCACAGCCATTGTCAGCCAAAGCGATGGCAACGCGATTTTTGCAGACATACGTACGAATGCGAATGGTCGGCGGCGTACCATCGGTTTCAGCGAGGGAGGTTTTGCGTTTTTCCTCCAAAGCATCGCAGGCATTGTTCAACAAATGGGTAAACACTTGGTTGAGTTCCGCCGGATAGCATTCCACCTGCGGTAAGTCTTCGGCATAGGACTTGAGAATGCGCACGCCCTGCATGTGCGGGGTTTCTTTAAACCGATACTGCAACACCATTAACGTATTGTCCAAACCTTCGTGGAGGTTGGCGCGTTTGATGCGAGTGCGGTCGTGGTGGGAAAAATTCCGCAGGGAAACCACAATTTCGCGAATTCTCTCCGCCCCTTCTTGCATGGATTCCAGCAGGCGTGGGGCGTCAGTGGCAATAAATTCCAGGTCAATTTGTTCGATGGCGGTTTCAATTTCCGGTGGCGGACAGGGATACTGTTGCTGATAAACGCGAATCAGGTGCAGCAAATCTTCGATGTAATGGCGGGCATAATCAATGTTGCCATAGATAAAACTGATGGGGTTGTTAATTTCGTGAGCCACGCCAGCCACCAACTGTCCCAAACTGGACATTTTCTCTGTATGGATTAACTGTCCTTGGGTGCGTTGTAGCTGGTAGAGGGTTTTCTCTAGCTGTTGTGCCTGTTCTTTTAAATAAGCTTTGGATTGGCGCAAAGCCTCTTCCGTACGCTGGCGGCTGCGAACTTCTTGTAACAAGCGGGCGTTGGTTTGGGAAAGTTCGGCGGTACGTTCTTCCACTTGTTCTTCCAAATCTTGATAGGCTTGTTGCAGTTCGGCTTCGGCACGCTTGCGTTCGGTAATATCCCGGGTAACGACGGAAAAACCCAACAGTTGTCCTTCCGCGTCGCGAATGGCGGTGACGATGACGTTGGCCCAAAAACGCTGTCCTCCCTTGCGCAGACGCCAGTTTTCGTCTTCAAAACGTCCTTCAACGGCAGCGGTATGCAGAATTTTTTCGGGACGCTTTTTTTCGATATCTTCGGGGGGGAAGACGATGGAGATGTGCTTGCCAATGGCTTCGTCGGTGCTGTAGCCGTTGACCCTTTCGGCACCGGCGTTCCAACTGATAATATACCCGCGCTCGCTCAGCATGTAGATGGCGTAGTCTTTGACATTTTCCATCAGCAAGCGAAAATGGGCTTGTGGGGTATTAAATTCGCGCCGAATTTGGTTGGATGTGGCGTTTTCGCCGTTGGCATGGCTGCTGAGGTCGCACCAAGGGTGTTCTCCCAAATCCCGAACCACGGCATATAATTGTTTTTCTGACTGGGCATAGGTGACTTTCCACCAAAACCAGCGATAGGAACCATCCCCACAGCGCAGGCGAACTTTGTAGGTCACTACTTCAGTGCCGTTGGCGATCAGTTTGTGCAGTTCGTGCAAGATAGAACCACTGTCTTCTGGGTGTATCCATTCTAACCAAGGCTTGGACATCAGCGTCTCGACGGACCATCCCAAAACCTCACTCCATTGGGGATGGAGCATTTGAAAGTATCCAGTCGCACCGATTGCGCAGAACAATTGCGATGATAGGGCACTGAAACGATCGAGGTCGATCGGAACGGACTCAGATGGCGCTGGCGTACGATGAGGTTGGTAGTATAGGAATTTGGTTTGGTTGGATTTACCGACCATTTGAATCATATATTTATCTTATTTTGTGCTGGAACAACAAGAACCGTAAAGCCAACGTTCGCGATCGCTGTGGGGCAGAAACTATCAATATCGCCTTGGATGGGGGATAGGATGGTTCGGTCTGTATTCGATGGGATTGGCCGTTTTCTGGGTTATATATGCACCCTACAATACAATGGACCCAGTTGCCGATACTTGATGGCCTCAAAAACCAATGCCAAGGACACCATCGCCGCAGTACGGTCGCGTGTTGGAGTAGAAATCCCTAATGTTACTTCGGCAAGAACATTTAATTAAACTATAACATTAACGTGGAGGTAGCCAAATTTTTATTAACACCGTTGTACTTTCTTGTATTTTTTGTTACATTCGCCCGTCAAGCCGGTGGTTAGGGGGGGAAGGGGCGAGCTACAATGCCCGACCACTGCACCTGGGATTGTCCGCTGCGGCGGTAGGAAAAAAAATAGTTGGAAGTTTGATAGGTACAATAGGGAGCGATCGCGATTTGTTCGCAGCGAATCCCGCACTGAACGATTTGCGTGGCGATCGCTTGGCGAATATCCAAACGCATTTTCCCAAAGGTGGCATCCGCAAGCACCACCGGCGAGGAAAAGGGGACCCGTTCGCGAACCCCCCAGGTAGCCAACATGGTTTTGGCATCGGTAGCGGCGGGGTTGAGAGTAGCACATACTTGGGCCGCCACATCCACAGAAACTTGATAGACCGAACCGCCAATTGCCGGCCCCAGGGCAAACCGCAAATCCTCCAAGGAACTTCCCTGCTGTTGTAAACCTGCGATCGCACGGGGGACAATCTGCGCCGCCGTCCCGCGCCAACCAGCGTGAATTGCCGCCACCACCCCCCTTTGGCGATCGCCCATTAAAACCGGGGTACAATCAGCCGTACAAACCCACACCGAAGTTCCTGCCGCCGTAGCCATCAAACCATCCGCTTCGGGAAACGGTGGCTGGGTGGGGAGTTCGGTTAAAATACGGTTGCCGTGAACCTGCCGGCTGCGGGCTGCCGTGGCCTGCGGGTCTAGAACCTTTACCAACTCCGCGGGCATTTGCGGGTCAAACTGCCTGGTGAAAAAGCCGTGGGGCCAATCAGCCAGCAAACTACAGCTCAAATAGGGAAGTTGGTTCCAATAACGCCAGTACCAAACTTGCATCGACAATAGAAGGTAACGCCAAAAGTTGCTGGAAAACGGCTTGCTAGCTCCCCGTCCAGTCTACATGAACCGAAAGTTATGAAAAGAAATTTTTTATGATACTGTAATAAACGGTAACGTTAGACACAGCCATCGCGTTGACAATTTTTCCCTCCTCCCACCACCTGAATTTTGCCGTCGAAGCACATCTCCCTATCGGGGTTCGCCATCAGTATCCCCTGTTGCCATGGCAAATTTTTTGGTATCCCAAACTCGCTTCCACCAACCAAACCCTGTGGGATCATCTCTGTCAAGGGGCAGCAGAAGGAACAGCGATCGTAGCCGGTCAACAAACTGCTGGCAGGGGACAGTGGGGACGCCAGTGGCAGTCTAACACAGGGGGATTGTATCTTTCCCTAGGGCTGACTCCCCATACAGCCGCCGATCGTACCCCCCAACTTACCCTGAGCAGTGCCTGGGGAATTGCCAGTATCTTGCGGCAAGCAGGGGTGCCTGCAGCGCTCAAATGGCCCAACGATTTGGTTCTGTACGGAGGCAAATTGGGGGGAATCTTAACCCAAACCCGAATCGCCAACGGAAAAATCGTACAAGCGGTGGTCGGCGTAGGGATAAACTGGTCCAATCCAGTCCCCGAGCCGGGAATTTCCCTGGCAGCTTGCTGGTCGCAAACCTCTTGGCGTCCCATTGATTCGTTGGAACAACTGATGGCGGCAACTCTGGTGGGGTTGTCGGAGGGATACCAACGCTGGCGTAGCGGCGAGGTCCATGCCTTGGTTGCCGATTACGAATCTCTCCTGATTCATTTAGGAGAAACTGTAGCGATTAACGGTAGGGATGCAACCGTCGCTGGCGTTACGTTGGGCGGACAATTGCGCGTGCGTTGGTGCGATGGTTCGCCGGCAGCAGAAACATATTTGCACCCCGGTGAAGTCTCTTTGGGGTATGCTTAAAGGTTGGTTGGCCTGTTTCCTAAGATGCACCCGTTTGGCAAATCATGGGAAATAGGACCCTCTTTTTACCTTTAAAGTCAAAAAAGTCAAGTATTGTCCCATCGACCGACGATTAGTAGGTAGCAGCTTTTTATGGATTCCCAACATAGTAAAAACGACCGTCTCTTTTGGTGGCAGCAAGGTTTATCTTGGATTGGCAGTATAGGAATTCTTAGCAGCGGTATGGCGATCGCAGTGCCGGAACCTTCGACCCAGGCAGCCGATTTGCTTTCCCAGGCAGAATCGACCAGCAATGTGGTTGCCAACTCAAAATCTCCATCGCCAGCCATCGATACCCTGCCCAACCCCCAGGGGTCTACACCTAGTACGCCGGCAGCACGGCCAAAGCCACAAACCCCATCGGCGACAGGGTCTCCCACACCAATACCACCAGAGACAGCTCAAGTAGAACCGACCTTACCGGACTCGACCAACCAAACTGATGCGCCTTTGGTCCTTCCCCATCCCCAACAGCAGGGTGACCGCCAGCTATCCTACAACAATAAAAATCAATACATTGATTCCAGCAACGATTTCAATTTGGGAGCAACGACCAACCAGCAACAGCCTGCTGCAGATAACGTGCAGGTGGTGATGGAGGAACGTTCCACTGGTTGCGAACGAGTGGTTAATAAAGGAGATGTGGTTTCGGGGAAATTTTGCCCGCCACCGCCAACGCAACCAGCTGCGATCGCGCGCCACCCCCAACCTCGGTACAATCGGCAACCAACAACCCCTCGCTACCGGCAAACCAATGCTGCCATTAGAAATCGCCAGGCAAATCGCGATCGCAGCGTTGACAAGCGCACGGTGGTCCGCCACAGTTATTACGGACAACAGGCGTGGGAAAATATCCAAAATCTGAAGATGCCGGGAAATGACAATACGTCTATGTTATTCCCGCTCTCCATCCCGGCGACCATTACCTCCGTGTTTGGTTGGCGAACCCATCCCATTTTCGGTGAAGAACGCTTCCATACGGGTACGGATCTTGGCGCACCGCAAGGAACGCCGGTGGTCGCTGCTTTGGGCGGTCGCGTCGCCCAAGCTGGTTGGATTAAAGGATACGGACTGACGGTGATTTTGGAACATTTTGACCGCCACAACCAGCCCCAGGAAAGGACGCTTTATGCTCACTTATCTCGCCTGTGGGTAGAAGCTGGCGACTGGGTAGAACAAGGAAGCGCGATCGCGCAGGTGGGGAACACTGGATATTCCACCGGTCCTCACTTGCACTTTGAATGGCAACAAGCCACCTCAGAAGGTTGGCAAGTGGTTGACCCCGGCGACCAGTTGGAGTACAGCTTGGCTAATTTGGTGCGCTATTTTGAAGACCAAGTGGCGCAAAATCGTTCTGATGAAGCTGAAGCGGCTACGGAATCGCCAACTGCTGGCTAATTCCCGCATTTCTCAGTTTCCCTTTCCCCCCTGTTTTTTCAGGGGGGCACCAAGCGATCGCTTTTGCAGTGAAATTTTTTTTTCACAATCTCCTTAAATATGGTATTTTATAGATAGACGCTTCTAGATAATGGGAATAGACGAAATTTTAAAATTGAACAAACCAATCCCATTATCTATACTATATGTCAAAAACTCCCCAAAATCAAGAACTTGGGTTAAATAATTCGTCTTGTAGTAACCGTACATCGCTCATGTAGACTCGATAGTTGTGTATAGCGATATGCGGTTTCGTTTTAGTTGGCTTGCTGGTTCTAAGCCAGCAAAAATCTCCACTGGCTAACGAGTCTCGATCGCGCTTTCAGCGGGGGGAAATCGCAGCAAATAAAAAGGTGGTGTTGCCTCGTTTTCGCCAGCGTTTAAAACAGCAGAACGATGGAGTTGATTGGAAACGGTATAAACGTAATTATCGTTCCCCAGGCTAAACGCATCCACCCAAGGAAGTTTTTTGTCGTCGCGAAATAAGAGTTTATAGGTGCGATCGCTTGTGATAACCCCAATCGCATTTTCCGACAAATCGCCCAAATAAATATTACCAGCCGTATCCATAGCAATACCGTCACAAATTGGCTTATCACTATAGCGTTCCACCCGTGCCGCCAGTTGTTCTTCCCTCAAACTGGCATCGCGCAAATCAGCAGAACGAAGGCGATACATGCTTGTACCATGCATAGGACCAAAATACAACCACTCGCCAGCAGCATCCAAGGCAATGGGATTGACGCCAACTTTTGGTTTAACCACGCTGCCGTCGGGTAACTGTCGCTGTACCGGTTTGCCGTCAATAACCAGTTCCACATCTTCGGGAACCACGCTTTGGTGACCTTCCAAAACCCGACGTGCCATCCCCGTACGGGTATTGACAACAATCAGTGCAGCGTTATCGCCACCGGCTGGATCGGCAATATAAATGTAATTTTTATCTGTATCTACGGCTAAATCGTTGATAAAAGCATTTTCTGGTGTAATGGGAGAAGGAAGGTAAATAATATTCACCAAGCGATCGCCCTGGCTATCCCAACCCACCAATTTGGGAATGGAACCATCTCGCAAACCGTTATCCAGCATCCACACAATATCGTTGGCATCCGTTTGAATTCCCAAAACTGCATCCAAAGCTACGCGATTGAGGTCGTTTCCTTGCGACCAAGCTTTATTGGGAAAAGGAAGCAACGCGCCATTGGAAAAAGCTTCCACCACACGCAATTCCGGTTGAAAAAACTGATGCAAACTCAGAAAAATGCGGTTTTCGGAATTAAGAGCAATATTGCCAGGTGCTTGTGAGAGTTCGGTGACAACTTCTAGTTTCGACGATGATGTTTGCGATCGCGCGTTTGATTGGTTCAAACCACCGAAACCAATCACCAGAATCAAGGCTACCGCTATTAGCAGGAAACGGCGTAGATTTGCAGGCATAAAAAGCAACGGAGAAATCGATGGTTGTATTTTAGCTCGAACCGTTCTTCATAGCTAGCAACGCCGTTCCATAAGCCGCTTCCGTTTCTGCAGAAGCCACCACCGGCACTTGCAAATATTGCTGGCGTAGCTGCGACCAATTCTGATTGCTGGCACCACCGCCGGCGGTATAAACTTTCCTCACTGGGGTAGCGCCTAGCTGCTGCAAAAGCTGGTAGCCTTGTTTTTCGACGCGCGCAATCCCGTCTAAAATACCGTGGAAAAAGGCGAGGCGCGATTCTGGTTG includes:
- a CDS encoding tetratricopeptide repeat protein, with product MIKRISLLSLCLSLGLLGTTPAAKGQALLPYVPQLDTENLQKQGLALAEEAAQLARFQQYESALQRAQLATQLAPASADAWGLLGRLYLETDRIERSIEVLKKARRLDSENARILFALGSAYFRQNTYDKAVETLEAGLKVEPEVPGALFDLGNAYYMMGEYSQAIAKYEEAFAINDQFWPAINNIGLVKYEQADVEAALSKWRQSMSIEREAAEPQLAIAVALFAQGKKEQGLAMGESALRLDGRYANIEFLEENLWGDRLLADTKEFLNHPRMQEVIAKIDTSLDSEFP
- a CDS encoding biotin--[acetyl-CoA-carboxylase] ligase, with product MTIFPSSHHLNFAVEAHLPIGVRHQYPLLPWQIFWYPKLASTNQTLWDHLCQGAAEGTAIVAGQQTAGRGQWGRQWQSNTGGLYLSLGLTPHTAADRTPQLTLSSAWGIASILRQAGVPAALKWPNDLVLYGGKLGGILTQTRIANGKIVQAVVGVGINWSNPVPEPGISLAACWSQTSWRPIDSLEQLMAATLVGLSEGYQRWRSGEVHALVADYESLLIHLGETVAINGRDATVAGVTLGGQLRVRWCDGSPAAETYLHPGEVSLGYA
- the pgeF gene encoding peptidoglycan editing factor PgeF, translating into MQVWYWRYWNQLPYLSCSLLADWPHGFFTRQFDPQMPAELVKVLDPQATAARSRQVHGNRILTELPTQPPFPEADGLMATAAGTSVWVCTADCTPVLMGDRQRGVVAAIHAGWRGTAAQIVPRAIAGLQQQGSSLEDLRFALGPAIGGSVYQVSVDVAAQVCATLNPAATDAKTMLATWGVRERVPFSSPVVLADATFGKMRLDIRQAIATQIVQCGIRCEQIAIAPYCTYQTSNYFFSYRRSGQSQVQWSGIVARPFPP
- a CDS encoding PAS domain S-box protein, with product MIQMVGKSNQTKFLYYQPHRTPAPSESVPIDLDRFSALSSQLFCAIGATGYFQMLHPQWSEVLGWSVETLMSKPWLEWIHPEDSGSILHELHKLIANGTEVVTYKVRLRCGDGSYRWFWWKVTYAQSEKQLYAVVRDLGEHPWCDLSSHANGENATSNQIRREFNTPQAHFRLLMENVKDYAIYMLSERGYIISWNAGAERVNGYSTDEAIGKHISIVFPPEDIEKKRPEKILHTAAVEGRFEDENWRLRKGGQRFWANVIVTAIRDAEGQLLGFSVVTRDITERKRAEAELQQAYQDLEEQVEERTAELSQTNARLLQEVRSRQRTEEALRQSKAYLKEQAQQLEKTLYQLQRTQGQLIHTEKMSSLGQLVAGVAHEINNPISFIYGNIDYARHYIEDLLHLIRVYQQQYPCPPPEIETAIEQIDLEFIATDAPRLLESMQEGAERIREIVVSLRNFSHHDRTRIKRANLHEGLDNTLMVLQYRFKETPHMQGVRILKSYAEDLPQVECYPAELNQVFTHLLNNACDALEEKRKTSLAETDGTPPTIRIRTYVCKNRVAIALADNGCGVSENVREQIFDPFFTTKVVGKGTGLGLSIGYQIVVEKHGGRLYHRALEGEEAGLKTEFVVEIPLQLPDSAQETHQQDATA
- a CDS encoding L-dopachrome tautomerase-related protein — encoded protein: MPANLRRFLLIAVALILVIGFGGLNQSNARSQTSSSKLEVVTELSQAPGNIALNSENRIFLSLHQFFQPELRVVEAFSNGALLPFPNKAWSQGNDLNRVALDAVLGIQTDANDIVWMLDNGLRDGSIPKLVGWDSQGDRLVNIIYLPSPITPENAFINDLAVDTDKNYIYIADPAGGDNAALIVVNTRTGMARRVLEGHQSVVPEDVELVIDGKPVQRQLPDGSVVKPKVGVNPIALDAAGEWLYFGPMHGTSMYRLRSADLRDASLREEQLAARVERYSDKPICDGIAMDTAGNIYLGDLSENAIGVITSDRTYKLLFRDDKKLPWVDAFSLGNDNYVYTVSNQLHRSAVLNAGENEATPPFYLLRFPPAESAIETR
- a CDS encoding M23 family metallopeptidase, translating into MDSQHSKNDRLFWWQQGLSWIGSIGILSSGMAIAVPEPSTQAADLLSQAESTSNVVANSKSPSPAIDTLPNPQGSTPSTPAARPKPQTPSATGSPTPIPPETAQVEPTLPDSTNQTDAPLVLPHPQQQGDRQLSYNNKNQYIDSSNDFNLGATTNQQQPAADNVQVVMEERSTGCERVVNKGDVVSGKFCPPPPTQPAAIARHPQPRYNRQPTTPRYRQTNAAIRNRQANRDRSVDKRTVVRHSYYGQQAWENIQNLKMPGNDNTSMLFPLSIPATITSVFGWRTHPIFGEERFHTGTDLGAPQGTPVVAALGGRVAQAGWIKGYGLTVILEHFDRHNQPQERTLYAHLSRLWVEAGDWVEQGSAIAQVGNTGYSTGPHLHFEWQQATSEGWQVVDPGDQLEYSLANLVRYFEDQVAQNRSDEAEAATESPTAG